One Vallitalea pronyensis genomic region harbors:
- the minE gene encoding cell division topological specificity factor MinE yields the protein MPLLSRKTSKRVAKDRLKLVLIHDRANCSPELLDMIKTDIIKVISKYMEIDEEGLDVKMGNTKSEISDDIVPALYANIPIKKMRKAK from the coding sequence ATGCCATTGTTAAGTAGAAAAACTTCAAAGAGAGTTGCAAAAGATCGACTTAAACTTGTGCTTATTCATGACAGAGCCAATTGTTCTCCAGAATTGTTAGACATGATTAAAACAGATATTATTAAAGTGATCAGCAAATACATGGAAATTGATGAGGAAGGTTTGGATGTTAAAATGGGCAATACAAAATCTGAGATCAGTGACGATATTGTTCCAGCACTATATGCCAACATTCCAATTAAGAAGATGAGAAAAGCAAAATAA